Proteins encoded together in one Lutra lutra chromosome 4, mLutLut1.2, whole genome shotgun sequence window:
- the EXTL2 gene encoding exostosin-like 2 isoform X1 gives MRCCHICKLPGRVMGIRVLRFSLVVILVLLLVAGALTSLLPNIKEDKMLTLRREVKSQGKSAPDSFTLIMQTYNRTDLLLRLLNHYQAVPYLHKVIVVWNNVGEKGPDELWNSLGPHPVPVIFKLQTTNRMRNRLQVFPELETNAVLMVDDDTLISAQDLVFAFSVWQQFPDQIVGFVPRKHVSTSSGVYSYGGFELQTPGFGNGDQYSMVLIGASFFNSKYLDLFQRQPAAVHALIDEIQNCDDIAMNFIIAKNTGKTSGVFVKPVNMGNLEKESNGGYPGMWHRAEHFLQRSYCINKLVSIYNSMPLKYSNIMISQFGFPYANHKSKI, from the exons GTGTTGCCACATCTGCAAACTTCCCGGGCGAGTGATGGGCATTCGTGTGCTTCGCTTCTCTTTGGTCGTCATCCTCGTGCTGCTGCTCGTAGCCGGGGCTTTGACCAGTTTACTTCCAAATATCAAGGAAGACAAGATGCTCACATTGCGCAGGGAAGTAAAATCCCAGGGCAAGTCTGCCCCGGATTCCTTTACTCTAATAATGCAGACGTACAACAGAACAGATCTCTTGCTGAGACTCTTAAATCACTATCAGGCCGTGCCGTATCTGCATAAAGTGATTGTGGTGTGGAACAACGTTGGGGAGAAGGGACCAGATGAGTTATGGAACTCTCTAGGGCCTCACCCTGTCCCTGTGATCTTCAAACTGCAGACAACAAACAGGATGAGAAATCGACTCCAGGTCTTTCCTGAACTGGAAACCAATG CGGTGTTAATGGTAGACGATGACACGCTAATTAGCGCCCAAGACCTTGTCTTTGCTTTCTCAGTTTGGCAG CAATTTCCTGATCAAATTGTAGGATTTGTTCCTAGAAAGCATGTCTCTACATCATCAGGTGTCTACAGTTATGGAGGGTTTGAACTGCAAACACCAGGGTTTGGAAATGGCGACCAGTACTCTATGGTGCTGATTGGAGCCTCCTTCTTCAATAGCAAATACCTTGACCTGTTTCAGAGGCAACCAGCTGCTGTTCATGCCTTGATAGATGAAATCCAGAACTGTGATGATATTGCCATGAATTTTATCATTGCCAAGAACACCGGGAAGACTTCAGGGGTATTTGTGAAACCTGTAAACATGGGCAATTTAGAAAAAGAGTCTAACGGTGGCTATCCTGGAATGTGGCATCGAGCTGAGCACTTTCTGCAGAGGTCTTACTGTATAAATAAGCTTGTTAGTATCTACAACAGCATGCCCTTAAAATACTCCAACATCATGATTTCTCAGTTTGGTTTTCCCTATGCCAAccacaaaagtaaaatatga
- the EXTL2 gene encoding exostosin-like 2 isoform X2 has translation MGIRVLRFSLVVILVLLLVAGALTSLLPNIKEDKMLTLRREVKSQGKSAPDSFTLIMQTYNRTDLLLRLLNHYQAVPYLHKVIVVWNNVGEKGPDELWNSLGPHPVPVIFKLQTTNRMRNRLQVFPELETNAVLMVDDDTLISAQDLVFAFSVWQQFPDQIVGFVPRKHVSTSSGVYSYGGFELQTPGFGNGDQYSMVLIGASFFNSKYLDLFQRQPAAVHALIDEIQNCDDIAMNFIIAKNTGKTSGVFVKPVNMGNLEKESNGGYPGMWHRAEHFLQRSYCINKLVSIYNSMPLKYSNIMISQFGFPYANHKSKI, from the exons ATGGGCATTCGTGTGCTTCGCTTCTCTTTGGTCGTCATCCTCGTGCTGCTGCTCGTAGCCGGGGCTTTGACCAGTTTACTTCCAAATATCAAGGAAGACAAGATGCTCACATTGCGCAGGGAAGTAAAATCCCAGGGCAAGTCTGCCCCGGATTCCTTTACTCTAATAATGCAGACGTACAACAGAACAGATCTCTTGCTGAGACTCTTAAATCACTATCAGGCCGTGCCGTATCTGCATAAAGTGATTGTGGTGTGGAACAACGTTGGGGAGAAGGGACCAGATGAGTTATGGAACTCTCTAGGGCCTCACCCTGTCCCTGTGATCTTCAAACTGCAGACAACAAACAGGATGAGAAATCGACTCCAGGTCTTTCCTGAACTGGAAACCAATG CGGTGTTAATGGTAGACGATGACACGCTAATTAGCGCCCAAGACCTTGTCTTTGCTTTCTCAGTTTGGCAG CAATTTCCTGATCAAATTGTAGGATTTGTTCCTAGAAAGCATGTCTCTACATCATCAGGTGTCTACAGTTATGGAGGGTTTGAACTGCAAACACCAGGGTTTGGAAATGGCGACCAGTACTCTATGGTGCTGATTGGAGCCTCCTTCTTCAATAGCAAATACCTTGACCTGTTTCAGAGGCAACCAGCTGCTGTTCATGCCTTGATAGATGAAATCCAGAACTGTGATGATATTGCCATGAATTTTATCATTGCCAAGAACACCGGGAAGACTTCAGGGGTATTTGTGAAACCTGTAAACATGGGCAATTTAGAAAAAGAGTCTAACGGTGGCTATCCTGGAATGTGGCATCGAGCTGAGCACTTTCTGCAGAGGTCTTACTGTATAAATAAGCTTGTTAGTATCTACAACAGCATGCCCTTAAAATACTCCAACATCATGATTTCTCAGTTTGGTTTTCCCTATGCCAAccacaaaagtaaaatatga